A region of the Ctenopharyngodon idella isolate HZGC_01 chromosome 2, HZGC01, whole genome shotgun sequence genome:
catcttgcccgtgggcactggcaaagcggccatcttgtccatagcatccagagagtttgagtgcatagcaaccggcgagcttgagtgcgtagcaactggcgagcttgagtgcgttgcaaccggcgagcttgagtgcgtagcaaccggcgggcttgagtgcgtagcaaccggcgggcttgagtgcgtagcaaccggcgggcttgagtgcgtagcaaccggcgggcttgagtgcgtagcaaccggcgggcttgagtgcgttgtcaccggcgagcttgagtgcgttgcaaccggcgggcttgagtgcgttgcaaccggcgggcttgagtgcgaggcggccggcgggcttgagtgcgaggCGGCCGGCGGGCTTGTGTACAAAGCGGCCGGCGGAGgtttaggaatgccagccgctcgtgctgaagtcagcggtggatcagccacactggaacgcaaccctcTCCGCCTCCggacagatccagagacgtgacgTGATTCTAGACAGTCAACTGAGATttgacttggctctggaagatcagcggagacatgatgtgatgatgttgtggccgccattttgtgaatgctctctgtagaggcagccattacatgaggggacgaggtgtcgcgttcctccgcgacacccacggTAAAGCTAGAGCCACTCCTCTGTAATGCCAGATCTATATATTGTTCTAGCGTCCCATCAGGGTCATGCAATGGCATGATGGAACGGAGCGGATCAGACAGTCCCCCGCGAAAGAATATCATGAGGCATACAGTGTCAAAGGTGGTTAAGTGTGCCAGTTCAATAAAGTCCTTGACATAGTCCtctatcgttctgtctcctTGACGGAGACACATTAACTGGACGGATGGACTCATGTTAGCTGAGACAGGAACACTCACGGTAGCTGCTGGATCTtgtgttggcgaagtcttctgtaatgatgggtcgaatgcgtgaggatccatttgcagcttgtttattaaaagtacttacagagtagacagggcaaaggcagagacacaaacagggacaggcaatggtcgaggcaggcagcagacaaactgtatcgggtcacaggcggagatcagggcaggcagcaaacaatcacagtccagtacacaggcaaggttcagggcaggcagcagagaatcacaacgaataaacaatccaacggtaacagggtaaacagtccacaagaaaacgctcagagttgatcaccggggcaaatcaagacttcgcaaagggtgtgtgtgtgtgtgtgtgtcttaaatagtccaggtaatgatctgcaggtgtgtgtggcaattggtgattggtgcatgtgattggaagggaggattatgggaagtggagtccaggaactgacaggaacagacagtgatcgtgacaataTTATTGTGTTATTGTTTCAGAAAAGATTTGATATTTGAAATTGCTTTATGACAGTTGATGCCAAAAGTCAGTTTTCTCTAAacaaaagttgtatttatttttacagctaGAAACAATGATCAATTAGATCATTagaacagttttaaaaaatactattgtCTAACACAGTGTGTtacagaaaataacattttaaaaataaaactggttGATTCCATcacatatttataattttgGGATGACCACGAGGGTAGAGGGTAATTATAGTGATCGGGTCAAGATGCATAAGGTCCAGTTAGTGGCATTTCTGAAGTATTTGGGGCCCTAAACAAAACCACCCTTTGGGGCCCCACATCACACCATCCACTTGGCTAATATTGGAGACACTCCAGCACTCCCAACACTCCCAGCACTGgaagattgatggatggatCTATTGTGCAAGCTGAGCTAAAAATATGTTACATTTATGTTAAATCTTTGCTTAGAGAAAgcatattttgatttttcaatTGCTCTGtaatgtgaagaaaaaaaagaccttACATAAGTAGAGAAggtttaatgcatttattcatttagcagatgcttttcgAGGTGACTTGGAAATGAAATCACACAATATTCAACAGTGAGGTGTGCAGCTTACCATACACCACAGATGTAcagagtattttttttaatgaagcaCTTTTGAATAAGCagtaaaagaaacaaaacttaTTGACTAATTATACATATGTGATGTGATCTGCGAAAACCCATCACATGGTGAAATTTTACTTATCACAGGTTTCAATATCAAATGAAAGATTGCTCTCAGGAacggaattctgagaaaaacaggtttaaataactgtcaccccctttttcgcatagacatgaaaatgcactatccaaacttaaatggttgtaattcaagaatgctttggaatatagacctaaggttggtcttgttttaaagaagacacttgtcAGATTATTTTAGAAGTGAAATAAGaaatttagtttaagtttatgaaaatgtaaaaatatgattgtttatattttataataatatattacaaaaccaagttttactcttaaaatgcaagaaaatcaaagccaaaaatgtcaacaaattttaggttgatatatttcaaaaattagctttcagtaagattttgtttgggcgcagcaCCAGACTTTTTCACTAGATGGCACCGAAGCTCCATTACTGACCATTTAAGGGCACCTCCATTtatttgagtgatctgaaccatatatttccatattttcatacattttatgaagtagacatcctattcagaagtagtatgggcagtctggcagtatttgatttgaattcaacctctaataaaaacataattaaaacatgTGCGTTCATTATAGCTCCGTTGTTCTCTTGTGCTCTGCCTTCTCACGATAAAAAAATCTTTGCATGTCGTAGTTTTCCCAGATCACATCACATATATTGAAAGCTAAATGTTAAAGGTTTAAGATAGCACATACTACAGAAATAtcaaaattgaaattgaaatgtcGCTGTCAGGgttctgtgcttttgttttgttatgtagTCTCTTTGTTTGTAGTTGTATTTCCTGTTCCTTTTCTATTTCCTGTTTGTGATTTCCTGGTTGTTCTCATCAATGTCTTGTTAACCCTTGTATTTATAGCCCTCTTGTTTCCCTAGTACCTTGTTGAGCTTTGTTTGAGTGTTTTCACTGTTGTGAGTTTCTAGTATCATGGTTCAGGTTCATAGTTCAAGTGTAGTCTTAAGTTTggttctgtttattttatatcagtgtcactatctgtaaaataaactgcacttgggttcagttttgttttgttgtcagtggatcatgtgacagttgctcacattttaaaacacagcCGGCTTGTTCGAAAGTTTGTGGATATTCCACCCCAAGAAATACATTATTGAGAATGCATTTATATGTAGTGGTTAACCCTTGCACATGttcatttcaaatttaaaaccttaactaatattaaagttttttgttatttgacTTTCATTAGTAATTTGAAGAAAAACATGACTTTTATATTTCAGATTAAACATCCtgaattttaattacaaaaacaatatcATAGTGTACACATTATACAATACAAAGtgaaaaatgtttacaaaacaaaaagtgaATCTAATTTTGAAAAGCTTATATGTGAAATTTTTGAAAATAGCGAAAACTGTATAATTTTCCTGAGGTACATACTGTTTTACTAAATaagagtaaaaacaataatacaaaaCTAATCAGTCAATACAAAATGCCAACTGTCCTTTTgaaacaactacataaatggtTTCACGTTTGCAACTCCACACTGTCATatagtaaatttaaaatgaatgctaTTTCCCTGTaggaaaaagaaatatatttacagatattttgtggTCTTGAAGAATATCAAACACTAAATATGCAGAGTAGTGTATCACTTTGATGTCATCTCTACAGCAGGGGGATCATCAGTACCATTGACCTCATAGTCTGTGGCTGGGCCGGAGACCAGCACTCTCACGCGGTCAGGGAAGTCATCCAGCTTAGGGTAGAGCAGGAAGTCATAGACTAGCGCAGCCGCCACACCTCCACACATAGGGCCTACCCAGTAGACCTGAAAACAATACAGAACTCATTTCAAACATCGCCTAGgaacaatataaaaaattaattaatgtatatGTGTTTATGGGAGGGACCTccctgagttgctgttgttaaTGCAAGAGGTTGATTGCTAGGTTGGTTGCACTCCTCTAATGTAAGTATGCAGtgtaatcagattttttttaaatagaacaTCTCTTCTCAACAAGCCACAAATTTTGTTATCATCCATGTCCGTACCAAACATACTCAAGGTAAGGGGTTTGTTCACATCACTAACCCCAGTAAGCACAGACACTTAGATCTGAGAGTATGTCTTTGTGTACAAACATCAGATAAACATCTTAAAAGACATTtctattcaacattatatagcTGATGAGCAGACTCTCTACACCTGAGGTAAAATACATATACTGGATGAAAATATGCACATGAAATAGTTGTCTCTGCAATGTACATGTGCTATCTGCGACCCTGAGTACACTAAGTAACCCTTAGCAAACAATACACAAACATGTGACTTAACTAAGTTAACTATAGATTATTCTTGACTAGGCATTCATCTAAAACAATATCATTGTTACTTATTAACTATAAAAGTTCAACATTAGCAGATTCTATCTTCTGATAAGATCCTGAAAGGTTTACAACATCAGCATTCTCTAGATATTTTTATGTAGCATATATTAATTTGCAAAGGTGaaaacagaaatgtaattttacccAGTGGTTGGTAAAATCTCTAAGAATTACTGCCGGGCCGAAGGAGCGAGCAGGATTGATTCCACATCCCGTGAAGCTGATCtacacaaagaaaaacaaaaaaggatgGTGACAATGTTGGGGGTCATGGGTGAATGAGCAGGAGAAATAAGCTGCCCAACATTTTCAAATTGGCTGGGctactttcttctttttttttcttaaagcaGAAACTGATTTACATAGCTAAACATTGCTTTATTTGTTTCATGTTGCTTTATATATTCATATGGTAACCCTGGCAATATTTACAACAGTTACAGGAATGCTCATGCAAATAAGAAATAGCAGTAGATGTCTGAATGCTGATTACTCACGGCTGTCAAATGTCCCAGGCAAACGCTGAGGCCGATGGCCAGAGGGGCGGAGCCTGACACATCCCGCCTTCTTTTGTCTGTGGTTGCTATGACACATAACACTAGCTGGAAGGTGGCGAACAGTTCAATACCAACACCTTGACCTGCAGAAATATCGCTGTtgatctgtaaaaaaaaataaaaaaattatatatgtatatatatatgtgtgtgtgtgtgtgtgtgtgtgtgtgtagtaaaACTTCAGTATTactaataatttatttgaatgcatggatataatatttaaaaaaaaaaaaaaaaacacttaaagcaGAAGAAACACTCATTTTATCATTATACAATGAGGTATAAGCAAGAGGTAATAAAGTAAGAATTCGTTTTTAGGTCAGAGGAAAGCCCTCTGATGTCACTCAGCAATAACAACATGACATGACAGCCAGCAGCTTTGGCAAAGCAAATAAGTGCATTACGCCTTCTTGAAATGTTAAGAAAGTATAATCACTGGAAAGGACGCTGCCTCTGAACACAGATGATAAGTTTATCGTCAGCCCTTGCCTGCCCACGCCCATTTATAGTGTCTGATTCTGACGTACTGGGTTTCTCTGTTTACTCTGTTTACCAATGgttattaatacatttcaatatatactgtaatttaatCAAGAGTGCAAAGTAACTGTCTTTCAGTATactgaaaaaaagttatttttttgtgtgtgtgttatttgaaCCTTAAAATGACTTCTGTTGGTTTAACCCATAATAGTTAGATAATATTCTTGacttaaaatagtaaaaaacaaatttagattttatatCTTTAACAGTGCAGTAAAATTCAAAATGTCATAATGAAATTAGAACAAATTTAACAAATCATCCATTTCTAGACTAGCATATTCCAGATTGGAGATTCATTAAAagattgggtaacactttattttacagtgtcattgttacacatATTACGTGTAGTTACtctagtaataactataaattatgcataattacatgcaattaaccctattaattaactaaattaaccaaaccctcatcctaacccttaccctatagtaagtacttgtagttaattattattactcagtacttaaatgtataattacactataACAtggacaatttcaaataaagtgtaaccaaagaTTGTTCAAAGTTGTAAGTAAACTGAATTAGAACTAATAGGCTCAGAACAGGTGACTTAGCAGAGATAACAAGGAGCAGCTTACTCACCGTATTTAGCCCCAGGGCATCTCCTTTTGTGACGCCATACACGATGCCACTTGCCAGTGCTGCACCAAACATCTGGGCCACAATATACATCACAGCCTTCAGCAAACTGATCTGACAGCTGGCCAGCATGCCCAGTGTTACAGCTGGATTCAGATGAGCTCCACTGATGTGACCAAGGCTTTGGGCAAGAGTGGCAATGGACAACCCAAATGCAAGTGCCACCTTGACCTCCTGATCTGGTTTGTCATTGTTGGAATTTCCAACTGCAGCTGTAATGCTCAGGAAGATGAAGAGGGTCATACCGACCAGCTCAGCCAAAACAGCCCTCCAGAACGCCTTGCTCTTCAGTTCCTTCATGACTGGCAGCTCTGGGCACTCTCAGCTGTGGTAGTGAGAGGATTTCTGTGGGCACTAAGTAAGTTTCTCTGCCAAAAGAGAGTATTTATAGGGCAGGTCTTGCTAATGAACAGGAGGCGGGTTTAAGCTTTGGGAGCAGaaagagtgagtgagagagaagaaaaaaaggcaGGCGAAATTAATGAGACCTCTTTAGTTTTTCCCCCCTTCTCAACTCTCATATCATTCACACTTTAAGTATCTCAGATAGGTTCATGATCAGACCTTATTTGAATGTCAATTCCCATTTAATCTTAGCACTATGAGCAGCTAAACTTTTATTCTGTTCCAAACTGaaggctctttttttttttttttttttttttttacattttagaatattagTATTTTCATCAAAGCTATGTTGAGAAATTATGTGATGaccaaaaatgttaaattagcTTTTGGGTGCGTGCGTGCGCGTGTGCAACTAACTATAGAGCAAAGTATTAGCAACTTTGACCTCTCACTATACAGTACAGAAAGATGTGCTTATACAGTAGCCAGTTATTTGGCTCTTAAGCCACTGTTATAATGTGTGAATGTCATGGCAAATGgcatatacaaaaaaaaaaaaaaaaaaaatctgagctGCATTTTGTGATTTTAGGGAGATAGTTTTTGGGCAAAACACAAAGTAAACCAAtgatacaaaaatgtaaaaattcatGCTCATTCTTCCACATATTGTTTTACTGCTAACTGCGCTCAACACATGGTTCTTATTGCCAAAATAAAGTCTTTAGAGAACATCTGCTATCAGCGATTTGAGGATTTATCTGGGTCCTGCTGCAAATGAACTTGTGGTCAGATAGATAaggcacacacatgcacacatttgTGTTTACATTGTTTAGGGTTTCTTGTTGAAAGTCATTATGCTTATATTGTAGTTTTGTAGTATTGTCCTTtaaaatcatacttatctgcaatttaaatatatgaaagAAATCATCTATACTGAATCAAAGCCAAGTGGTAATTTGTCTCGTAGCTAGCTGGACAGGAAGTGTAATTTTCACAGTGACATTTAACACCCTTAAATACAGTGTATATCTACAAACAATGCCATGTTCTGGTTTTCTTTGGAAACATAGCTGGAAAAGATCAGGATCTGCAGAAGATAAACATGTAATCCCAGCGACTGACAGTGTTCTGACTTTGGATTAGATATGACAGAGAGAGAACTGCTTATCTAGGGCCTGTGCCAATAAAGATATGCCCTAATCATAAATCAAACATTATCTTAatcttttttcataattattttcatatataacaCTTTTCGCTACTGTTTGTCTTGTTAAAATGAAGTAATTTCAGGTTTA
Encoded here:
- the aqp1a.1 gene encoding aquaporin-1a.1, translating into MKELKSKAFWRAVLAELVGMTLFIFLSITAAVGNSNNDKPDQEVKVALAFGLSIATLAQSLGHISGAHLNPAVTLGMLASCQISLLKAVMYIVAQMFGAALASGIVYGVTKGDALGLNTINSDISAGQGVGIELFATFQLVLCVIATTDKRRRDVSGSAPLAIGLSVCLGHLTAISFTGCGINPARSFGPAVILRDFTNHWVYWVGPMCGGVAAALVYDFLLYPKLDDFPDRVRVLVSGPATDYEVNGTDDPPAVEMTSK